A part of Arachis hypogaea cultivar Tifrunner chromosome 12, arahy.Tifrunner.gnm2.J5K5, whole genome shotgun sequence genomic DNA contains:
- the LOC112728212 gene encoding Golgi SNAP receptor complex member 1-2 — protein sequence MRDQNLELQESGWEELRKEARKIEGDLDVKLSSYAKLGTRFTQGQSPGYVDGSSPSLGSSRSWKSMEMEIQSLLEKLLDINDSMSRCAASAGPATSVTQKLARHRDILHEFTQEFRRIKGNINSMREHAELLSSVRDDITDIKTSGSMSPRNQLLRERAAIHGSISHIDDVISQAQATRAVLGSQRALFGDVQGKVKLLGDKFPVIRTLLVSIRRKRSRDTLILSAVIAACTLFIIIYWLSK from the exons ATGAGGGATCAGAATCTTGAGCTGCAGGAATCGGGTTGGGAGGAGCTTCGAAAGGAAGCTCGCAAGATCGAAGGCGATCTCGACGTCAAGCTCTCTTCCTACGCCAAACTCGGCACAAGGTTCACCCAAGGACAATCACCAG GTTATGTGGATGGAAGCTCACCATCTCTTGGGTCCAGTAGGTCCTGGAAGTCCATGGAAATGGAAATCCAATCCTTGCTTGAGAAACTGTTGGACATAAATGATTCAATGAGCAGATGTGCTGCATCTGCTGGGCCAGCTACTTCTGTAACTCAAAAGTTGGCTAGGCACAGAGATATTCTTCATGAGTTTACACAG GAATTCAGACGTATCAAGGGGAACATAAACTCAATGAGGGAACATGCTGAACTTTTGAGTTCTGTCAGGGACGATATTACTGATATTAAG ACATCGGGTAGTATGTCACCAAGGAATCAATTATTACGGGAGAGAGCTGCCATCCATGGAAGTATATCTCAT ATAGATGATGTGATTAGTCAAGCCCAAGCAACAAGAGCTGTCTTAGGTTCTCAAAGAGCATTGTTCGGTGATGTTCAAGGAAAAGTGAAACTTCTCGGTGACAAGTTCCCCGTTATTCGTACCCTACTTG TTTCAATTAGAAGGAAGCGCTCAAGGGATACCCTTATTCTGTCGGCAGTAATTGCAGCTTGTACGTTGTTCATCATCATCTACTGGCTTTCAAAGTAA